A single genomic interval of Sebastes umbrosus isolate fSebUmb1 chromosome 11, fSebUmb1.pri, whole genome shotgun sequence harbors:
- the sall3a gene encoding sal-like protein 3: protein MSRRKQAKPQHLKSDDEPAIAGVISEHARGEVVLEDADSGNESRSGSEETHVCEKCCAEFFKWSDFCEHLKSCTKNPLVLIVNDNENTPDPSQEYPTELSPVPSCPSELADSEDPREGNHSPAGEGEDIPETATLNGVNVLEREDEPMELELSPEKNMDPEETDVTSPEPDGSLPQLNDVVPSTATSYAMPSTNVTLETLHGTRVAVAQFSQSVKAAAGSGVSTMAIPMILDQLMALQQQQIHQLQLIEQIRSQVAMMNRQSASQPALNHHHGNAAGNQGPVSSCAPPVASQLQLHNFIAPPVHQLPVRLPATLGGQGPSPLTSATEGPLSQTPQSSSQQSSSSIPNTCSNNSVFSSPCGTGLSSLLPSCSSSVMNNISTSSSVTGGGGISSSSALPRNSTTPPSLSHSSLLSSASNLPLIPHSSSSSVIFPNPLASIAATANALDPLAALMKHRKGKPPNVSVFDTKPSSEDPFFKHKCRFCAKVFGSDSALQIHLRSHTGERPFKCNICGNRFSTKGNLKVHFQRHKEKYPHIQMNPYPVPEYLDNVPTSSGIPYGMSLPPEKPVTTWLDSKPVLPTVPTSVGLQLPSTLPSMMGGFGESPSLTPLNRSPQRPSPPLSECASLSPNIFIDSGMTPTSPSPKPSPGSEAPPLLKPEGVLLPPSCSRSGENTTTTTTLTQVALSSTVNSTTSSSSGQATEPIISPNSVSNPVSHPVLPMLSDQFKAKFPFGGLLDSMQTSETSKLQQLVENIDKKMTDPNQCVICHRVLSCQSALKMHYRIHTGERPFKCKICGRAFTTKGNLKTHFGVHRSKPPLRVQHSCPICQKKFTNAVVLQQHIRMHMGGQIPNTPLPESLQEMDTDLSFDEKSLDAMSSYDDDLLDEMEQAMEDEADLKEGEVDPCKPYSPGCSPPTSIISSIAAMENQMKMIDSTANLSRSFGQKPTQNGISFGLETDCFATDSLSAVGDAEGQSLGSPALSESSGSMQHLSPAHSHSESQRSKSPAMFNNNNNGSVMTVDEGQENNTSALATVKSEKSETPSPLSATEGTGALDLTATQPGRHYIKEESHFSMLFLNRDRGLSTPNLASTASNMIKMEMNGHGKSVSLSDNSHLPVGIQVPAAAPQSNMSPSINPMLAPPPPRRTPKQHNCHSCGKNFSSASALQIHERTHTGEKPFACSICGRAFTTKGNLKVHMGTHMWNNAPARRGRRLSVENPMALLGGDAMKFSEMFQKDLAARAMNVDPGFWNQYAAAITNGLAMKNNEISVIQNGGINQLPISLGGTGITSLGPMPGGMDRHHTGGSPPMTGMEKAGLDVGAGRPFSRFMEENKEIGIN, encoded by the exons atgtcCCGACGCAAGCAAGCCAAGCCGCAGCACCTCAAGTCCGACGACGAGCCCGCAATAGCCGGGGTGATCTCCGAGCACG CCCGAGGTGAGGTGGTGCTGGAAGACGCCGACAGCGGGAATGAGAGCCGCAGCGGCAGCGAGGAGACGCATGTGTGTGAGAAGTGTTGCGCTGAGTTCTTCAAGTGGTCAGACTTCTGTGAACATTTAAAGAGTTGCACCAAAAACCCCCTGGTGCTCATAGTGAATGACAATGAGAACACGCCTGACCCCTCCCAAGAGTACCCGACAGAGCTCTCCCCTGTACCCAGCTGCCCTAGCGAGCTGGCTGACAGCGAGGACCCCAGGGAGGGCAACCACAGTCCTGCCGGTGAGGGGGAGGACATCCCGGAGACGGCAACATTGAATGGGGTCAATGTCCTAGAAAGGGAGGACGAACCGATGGAGCTAGAGCtatcaccagaaaaaaacatggatCCTGAAGAGACAGACGTGACATCCCCCGAGCCAGACGGCTCCCTACCTCAGCTCAACGATGTCGTTCCCTCCACTGCTACAAGCTACGCCATGCCAAGCACCAATGTTACCTTGGAGACCCTGCATGGCACCCGGGTTGCGGTTGCCCAGTTTTCACAGAGTGTGAAGGCAGCAGCGGGCAGTGGGGTTTCCACCATGGCTATTCCCATGATCCTGGACCAGCTGATggccctccagcagcagcagatacaCCAGCTGCAGCTGATAGAACAAATACGCAGTCAGGTGGCTATGATGAACAGACAGTCTGCCTCACAGCCTGCTCTAAACCACCATCACGGCAACGCTGCCGGAAACCAGGGGCCTGTATCCTCCTGTGCCCCTCCTGTCGCAAGTCAGCTTCAGCTACACAACTTCATCGCTCCCCCTGTCCATCAGCTGCCTGTTAGGTTGCCGGCCACTCTCGGTGGTCAAGGCCCTTCACCCCTGACCTCAGCGACAGAAGggcctctctctcaaacaccaCAAAGTAGCAGTCAGCAGTCTAGCTCTTCAATACCCAACACATGTTCCAATAACTCGGTGTTTTCCTCGCCTTGTGGTACTGGATTGTCATCTCTACTTCCCTCCTGCTCATCTTCAGTCATGAACAACATTAGCACTAGTAGTAGTGTAACAGGAGGCGGTGGCATCAGCAGTAGCTCGGCTCTCCCCAGGAactccaccacccctccctcaCTCAGCCACAGCAGCCTCCTGAGCTCTGCCTCCAATCTACCGCTGATACCTCACAGCTCATCCAGCAGCGTTATCTTCCCCAACCCGCTGGCCAGCATAGCGGCCACAGCCAACGCGCTCGACCCCCTCGCCGCTCTGATGAAGCACCGCAAGGGGAAGCCCCcgaatgtgtctgtgtttgacaCTAAGCCCAGCTCTGAGGACCCCTTCTTCAAGCATAAGTGTCGGTTCTGTGCCAAGGTGTTTGGCAGTGACAGCGCCCTACAGATCCACCTGCGGTCGCACACTGGAGAGAGGCCCTTCAAATGCAACATATGTGGCAACCGTTTCTCCACCAAGGGAAATCTGAAAGTCCACTTCCAGAGGCACAAAGAGAAATACCCACATATTCAGATGAACCCCTACCCCGTGCCAGAGTACCTGGACAACGTGCCCACGAGCTCGGGCATCCCGTACGGAATGTCTTTGCCCCCAGAAAAACCTGTAACCACATGGCTCGACAGCAAACCTGTCCTCCCCACGGTCCCCACCTCAGTCGGACTCCAGCTGCCTTCCACGCTGCCGAGTATGATGGGAGGTTTTGGCGAGTCTCCCAGCCTAACGCCGCTCAACAGGTCCCCTCAGAGGCCATCTCCACCATTAAGCGAGTGTGCATCTTTGTCtcctaatatttttattgactcTGGCATGACCCCTACTTCACCCTCCCCAAAACCCAGTCCAGGGAGTGAAGCACCTCCCCTCTTGAAACCTGAAGGTGTTCTCCTTCCTCCGAGCTGCTCTAGGTCAGGAGagaacaccaccaccacaaccacatTAACTCAAGTGGCCCTCTCCTCTACCGTAAACTCCACCACATCGTCCAGCAGTGGCCAGGCCACTGAACCCATCATTAGCCCCAACTCTGTTTCTAACCCCGTCTCCCATCCTGTCCTTCCCATGCTCTCGGACCAGTTTAAGGCCAAGTTCCCTTTCGGAGGCCTCCTAGACTCTATGCAAACCTCAGAGACGTCAAAGTTGCAGCAGCTTGTCGAGAACATTGACAAGAAGATGACCGACCCAAACCAGTGTGTCATCTGTCACCGCGTTCTGAGCTGCCAGAGTGCTCTCAAGATGCACTACCGCATCCACACTGGCGAGAGGCCTTTCAAATGCAAGATATGTGGGCGGGCGTTCACCACCAAGGGgaacctgaaaacacactttggtGTCCATAGATCCAAACCCCCGCTTCGGGTCCAGCACTCCTGCCCTATTTGTCAAAAGAAGTTCACCAATGCCGTCGTGCTGCAGCAACACATCCGTATGCACATGGGAGGGCAGATCCCCAACACCCCGCTCCCCGAGAGCCTTCAGGAGATGGACACTGACCTCTCCTTTGACGAGAAGAGCTTAGACGCGATGAGTAGTTACGATGATGACCTTCTGGACGAAATGGAGCAAGCTATGGAAGATGAAGCCGACCTAAAAGAGGGAGAGGTAGACCCATGTAAACCTTATTCACCTGGTTGCTCCCCACCAACTTCCATCATCTCCAGCATCGCTGCGATGGAGAACCAGATGAAGATGATCGACTCTACTGCCAACCTGAGCCGTTCGTTTGGTCAAAAGCCCACGCAGAACGGCATCAGCTTTGGGCTAGAGACTGATTGCTTTGCCACTGATTCCCTGTCTGCAGTAGGGGATGCTGAAGGTCAAAGCTTGGGGAGCCCTGCGTTGTCTGAGTCCTCTGGCTCTATGCAGCATTTGTCCCCAGCTCACAGCCACTCTGAGAGCCAGCGATCCAAGTCCCCAGCTATGttcaacaataacaacaacggCAGTGTCATGACAGTAGACGAGGGCCAGGAGAACAATACATCTGCCCTGGCAACGGTGAAGTCGGAAAAATCAGAGACCCCATCTCCGCTTTCTGCAACTGAAGGCACCGGGGCCCTTGACCTGACTGCCACTCAACCTGGCAGGCACTATATCAAGGAGGAGAGCCACTTCAGCATGCTGTTTCTAAATAGAGATCGAG ggcTGAGCACTCCTAATTTGGCCAGCACCGCCTCAAACATGatcaaaatggaaatgaatggaCATGGCAAGTCGGTGTCTCTGAGCGACAACTCTCACCTGCCCGTGGGCATCCAGGTTCCTGCCGCGGCGCCCCAGAGTAACATGAGTCCCAGCATCAACCCCATGTTGGCTCCCCCGCCACCACGACGCACTCCCAAGCAGCACAACTGCCACTCGTGTGGGAAGAACTTCTCTTCGGCCAGTGCTCTGCAGATCCACGAGCGCACGCACACCGGGGAGAAACCTTTCGCCTGCTCGATTTGTGGAAGGGCTTTCACCACGAAGGGCAATCTGAAG GTTCACATGGGAACACACATGTGGAACAACGCTCCAGCCCGAAGGGGTCGGCGGCTGTCCGTGGAGAATCCCATGGCCCTGCTGGGCGGGGACGCCATGAAGTTCAGCGAGATGTTCCAGAAGGATCTGGCGGCGCGAGCCATGAACGTCGACCCGGGCTTCTGGAACCAGTACGCAGCCGCCATCACCAACGGGCTGGCCATGAAGAACAATGAGATCTCCGTGATCCAGAACGGAGGCATCAACCAGCTGCCCATCAGCCTCGGCGGCACAGGAATCACATCACTGGGACCCATGCCGGGAGGAATGGACCGCCATCACACCGGCGGCAGCCCTCCCATGACGGGTATGGAGAAGGCTGGACTGGATGTCGGGGCCGGCCGCCCCTTCTCCAGATTTATGGAGGAGAACAAAGAGATTGGGATCAATTAA